A single window of Pseudomonas lutea DNA harbors:
- a CDS encoding GGDEF domain-containing protein, producing MQLLPFQSLRAKFAVFVALSVLVITCIFGTVIGASAISRHKEQTGHQLAEYAASMIDRLDRDMHSRAKELSVLSALEALRNPDNVAQARSLLNHLNAQFPSYSWIGLTDAQGTVVASTGRLLEGASIAHRPVFMEGQDKTFIGDVHEAVMLAKLLPNPSGEAMKFVDISMPVLDTAGKFMGVLGTHLSWQWAAEIGRTMFEPLKKSLPELEFLVVSRDGIVLLGPKQLIGKPSEASIHHNSENHWTVSQWQDGKTYVSGFAGSAGIDGYAGLGWTVVTRQPASVAFAEANGLRAEILLWGSLLSIAFAVMGWFVAGVITRPLNQIADAATRLSEGADVDIPLVKGSLEVEKLSMVIRHLVENLTQKKGQLALIKGVAYRDTVTGLPNRAALENYVEGLQNEAGQQPAFGVLCLDLDGFKPVNDNFGHAVGDALLHSVGLRLSATVRDGDIAVRHGGDEFVLLLRLKAGESLESIQSAAQRILKKIAEPVTLAGQVIRVGCSIGGALWTEGDFANALGQADEALYRAKRAGKSQAQFHRVEEPA from the coding sequence ATGCAGCTGCTCCCCTTCCAAAGCCTGCGAGCGAAATTCGCAGTGTTCGTCGCGCTTTCCGTGTTGGTGATTACCTGCATCTTCGGCACGGTCATTGGCGCATCAGCAATCTCAAGGCACAAAGAGCAGACCGGACACCAGCTCGCGGAATACGCCGCCTCGATGATTGACCGTCTGGATCGCGACATGCACAGCCGCGCCAAGGAGCTCAGCGTTCTCAGCGCGCTGGAAGCGCTGCGCAACCCCGACAACGTTGCCCAGGCTCGCAGCCTGCTCAACCACCTCAACGCGCAGTTCCCCAGCTATTCGTGGATCGGCCTCACGGATGCCCAAGGCACGGTGGTTGCGTCAACCGGCCGCCTGCTGGAAGGTGCCAGCATCGCGCACCGTCCTGTGTTCATGGAGGGGCAGGACAAGACGTTCATTGGCGACGTGCACGAAGCCGTCATGCTCGCAAAACTCTTGCCCAACCCATCGGGCGAAGCCATGAAGTTCGTCGATATCAGCATGCCCGTGCTGGACACCGCGGGTAAATTCATGGGAGTCCTGGGCACACACCTGTCCTGGCAATGGGCCGCCGAGATTGGCCGGACTATGTTTGAACCCTTGAAGAAAAGCCTCCCGGAGCTTGAATTTCTGGTCGTCAGCAGAGACGGCATTGTCTTGCTCGGCCCCAAGCAACTGATCGGTAAACCAAGCGAAGCCAGCATCCACCACAACAGCGAAAACCACTGGACGGTCAGCCAGTGGCAGGACGGCAAAACCTACGTGTCAGGGTTTGCCGGAAGCGCCGGCATTGATGGCTATGCAGGACTTGGCTGGACGGTCGTGACGCGGCAACCCGCCTCTGTCGCGTTTGCCGAGGCCAACGGACTGCGCGCGGAAATCCTGCTGTGGGGCAGCCTGTTGTCCATCGCGTTTGCCGTGATGGGCTGGTTTGTCGCCGGGGTCATCACGCGCCCCCTTAACCAGATCGCCGACGCAGCGACGCGCCTGAGCGAGGGTGCGGACGTCGATATACCGCTGGTCAAAGGCAGCCTGGAAGTTGAAAAGCTGAGCATGGTGATTCGCCATCTGGTGGAAAACCTGACTCAGAAAAAAGGCCAGCTGGCGCTGATCAAAGGCGTGGCGTACCGCGACACCGTGACCGGTCTTCCCAACCGGGCAGCACTGGAAAACTACGTCGAGGGCCTGCAGAACGAAGCCGGTCAACAGCCTGCCTTCGGCGTGCTGTGCCTGGACCTGGACGGCTTCAAACCGGTCAATGACAACTTCGGTCATGCGGTCGGAGACGCCCTGCTCCACTCGGTCGGCCTGCGACTCTCCGCCACCGTGCGCGATGGCGACATTGCGGTGCGCCACGGCGGGGATGAGTTCGTCCTGCTGCTGCGATTGAAGGCCGGCGAGTCACTGGAGAGTATTCAGAGCGCGGCGCAACGCATCCTCAAGAAGATTGCAGAACCGGTCACCCTCGCCGGCCAGGTGATCAGAGTGGGCTGCAGCATCGGCGGTGCGTTGTGGACCGAAGGCGATTTCGCCAATGCGCTGGGCCAGGCGGATGAAGCGCTGTATCGGGCCAAGCGAGCCGGCAAATCCCAAGCGCAGTTTCATCGGGTCGAGGAACCTGCATAA
- a CDS encoding metal-sensing transcriptional repressor: MSDHDHKSAHPDSLAHGHVYPDTHPHVHQSHAAIIKRLKRADGHLRSIITMIEEGRECVDIAQQLHAVEKAVCQAKRTLIQDHIDHCLEDTVASLGNGERGPLEAFKQITKYL, translated from the coding sequence ATGAGCGATCACGACCACAAAAGTGCGCATCCCGATTCCCTTGCTCATGGCCATGTTTACCCCGATACCCATCCCCATGTCCACCAGAGCCACGCGGCGATCATCAAGCGCCTCAAACGCGCTGACGGCCACTTGCGCAGCATCATCACCATGATCGAAGAAGGCCGTGAGTGCGTGGACATCGCGCAACAGCTGCACGCGGTGGAAAAAGCCGTGTGCCAGGCCAAACGGACGCTGATCCAGGATCACATCGACCATTGCCTTGAAGACACCGTTGCGTCCTTGGGCAATGGCGAGCGCGGGCCACTGGAAGCCTTCAAACAAATCACCAAATACCTCTAG
- a CDS encoding nickel/cobalt efflux transporter gives MPNFAELLQQGGAHAWLYFPSAILLGALHGLEPGHSKTMMAAFIVAVRGTVKQAILLGLAATLSHTAVVWLVAIGGMYLGAGLDAQTTEPYFQLASAALIIAIALWMLWRTWRGERMFTVEHAGGHHHHDHDHDHDHDHDPHHDHHDHHDGTHPMDAALSADGYQDAHERAHADDIRKRFTQRKVSTGQIIVFGLTGGLIPCPAAITVLLLCLQVKEVALGGMLVLSFSIGLALTLVTVGVAAAVGARKASSRWPWLSALARRAPYLSSVLIIAVGVYVGVHGWIGLNV, from the coding sequence ATGCCCAATTTCGCTGAACTGCTGCAACAGGGCGGGGCTCATGCCTGGCTGTACTTCCCGAGCGCTATCCTGCTGGGTGCCTTGCACGGCCTGGAGCCCGGCCATTCCAAAACCATGATGGCAGCCTTTATCGTGGCGGTCCGGGGCACGGTGAAACAGGCCATCCTGCTGGGCCTGGCCGCGACGTTGTCGCACACCGCGGTGGTCTGGCTGGTGGCTATCGGCGGCATGTATCTGGGTGCAGGGCTGGACGCGCAGACCACCGAGCCATACTTCCAGCTTGCGTCCGCTGCCCTGATCATCGCCATTGCGCTATGGATGCTATGGCGAACGTGGCGTGGGGAACGGATGTTCACCGTGGAGCACGCGGGCGGTCATCATCACCATGACCATGACCATGACCATGACCATGACCATGACCCTCATCATGACCATCATGACCATCATGACGGCACCCATCCGATGGACGCGGCCCTGTCTGCGGATGGCTATCAGGACGCCCACGAGCGCGCCCACGCCGACGACATCCGCAAGCGCTTCACCCAGCGTAAGGTCAGCACCGGCCAGATCATCGTCTTCGGCCTGACGGGCGGGCTCATTCCATGCCCGGCCGCCATCACCGTGCTGTTGCTGTGTCTTCAGGTGAAGGAGGTCGCGCTGGGCGGGATGCTGGTCTTGAGTTTCAGCATCGGCCTGGCCCTCACGCTGGTCACCGTCGGCGTTGCCGCAGCCGTCGGGGCCCGTAAAGCCTCCAGCCGCTGGCCCTGGTTGAGTGCCTTGGCACGTCGGGCGCCTTACTTGTCCAGCGTGTTGATCATTGCAGTCGGTGTGTACGTGGGCGTGCACGGCTGGATCGGGCTGAACGTTTAG